ATTGCGGCTCCCAATGCTACGGGCCGAGCATTTGCCTTGCAGGTGGAGCGCCGCGTGGCCGAGGCCACTATTCGCCAAACCATCGGGGCCCAAACCTATGCGCAAGGGTTACAACACGCTCACCAGGGCTTGTTCACTTCGCGCGATGAGTTGTTGAAGGAGCTGGGGGCCTATCCTTCCGTAGAAAAAATGGCGGAAGTGGACTACATTAACAAAAAGGTTTCCTTAAAAGTTCTTACGCACCGCATCGGCCGAAAATTTGTGGAGGCTCAGGAAGATTTAATAAAAGTAGGCGGTTGGGTGTATAAAAACAATTATCAGCAAGAACTTCAACTGGATAATGTAGGCCTGAACAAAGTGAAAAAAGAGTTGGAAAAAGCCGGTTTTGTGCGCCTGTTGGAACACGGGGAAATGTTGGCGGAGCGCTATGAAGTGCTTGCCCCTCTTTTGGACAGAGCCTCCCTGTTAAATATGCAGAAAATTTCGCTGGAACAAATGGCCGTATATTCTTACTTAAACGATATTGTCAAACAATCTTATCAACATGTTCAAGAGTTAAAAAGAGAATTACCCGCCGATTTTGCCACTACCAGTGAACGGAACTTGTCCTCTCACTTTTCCTTCCTTCGTATGCGCGAAGCAACTTTGCAACTGAACAGAAACCTGTTAGATTTGCTCGTGTTTGTAAGGGAAGAAAATATTATGGAACTAAATCAACTCCGCCAAGGCCACGGAGACCTTCCTTCCCGCTTATTGCCTGCGTGGAAAAACTTTTTGGAAATTTACGGCTATATCGAACCGTAAAACCCGATTCTTATTTGCTGAAAAACCCCGCTTTTACGCGGGGTTTTTTATTAAAAAAAAGAAGTGCTTTCTCATCGAGGACTTGACCCGTTTTTTTTACAATATACCTAATCGGCAGACAGGAAGAATTAAAATGCCGTTTGCTTGCCGTAAACTTATTTCCAAGGGTTTTATTTCTTTTTGATTTGCTTTTCATGGGCGGCTTTCAGTTTGGCAAGGAAGGCCGCTTTTACATTTAATTTATTGTTTAAGGGAGCCGTTTTAAGGTGGCAAATACCAATGGCCACGGCATCGGCTGTATCGTCGGGGGACGGGGCTTTATCCAAGTTCAGTGTCAATTGCACCATGCGTTGTACTTGTTTTTTATCCGCGGTGCCTGTGCCGCAAATCATCATTTTTACACGGGTGGGGGGATAGAAAGTAACCTCCTTTCCGGCCTGTTCGCAGGCCAGTAAGATAACGCCGCGCGTCATTACGGTGTTGGCCATGGTTTGGGCTCTTTTTAAGAAGTAGTTTTGTTCCATGGCTACTTGATCGGGTTGGTAAGTTGAAAGAATTTTTTGAAGTTCCGCAAAGATATAATCCAGCCTTTTGGGGAGGGGTTGTTCCGCCCCGGTGTGAATGAGCCCGCAGGCGCGCAAAGAAAGAACGGAACGGGCGCTCCTGGTTAGGATTGCCCATCCCGTTCTGTCTAAACCGGGGTCTATACCTAAAACGGTGGTATTCGTTTCAGTCAAGTTTCCTCTGTCTTACTCGGCTAATTTAGCGGCAATGGCTTCGTCAATGTCGGAGTTGTCGTACACGTTTTTGGTGTCATCGTGGTCATCGAGAGCATCCAACATTTTCATCAAAGTTTCGGCGGTGTGTTCATCGGTAATGGACACTTCCGTATCGGGCAACATGGAAAAATCGGCCGATACCGGGGTGACGCCTTTGGCTTCAATGGCTTTTTTCACGGCATCCATTTCGGCTACATCGGGGTTGGTGAGTACTTCAAACACATCACCCGCGGTGCGCACATCTTCGGCGCCGGCTTCCAAAGCCACATCCATAAGTTCTTCTTCGGAAATATCTTCGGCTTTTACAACAATCAAGCCTTTGCTTTTGAACATATAAGATACGCAGCCAGCCGTACCGATAGAACCGCCGTGGCTGGTGAAAATTTTACGGATTTCGGCGAAGGTGCGGTTTTTATTGTCCGTGGTGCATTCTACGATTACAGCCACAGAACCGGGGCCGTAACCTTCATAGGTGATTTCTTCGTAAGATACACCGGGGAGTTGGCCCGTACCTTTCATGATAGCGCGTTTGACGTTGTCAGACGGCATATTCGCGGCGCGCGCATCGTCCATGGCTTTGCGCAAGCGCGGGTTTTGATCCGGGTTACCGCCGCTCATTTTGGCGGCGATGGTGATTTCTCTTAAAATTTTAGTGAATACTTTGCCTTTTTTGGCGTCTACGAGGGCCTTTTTGTGTTTAATACCGGCCCAGTGCGAATGTCCACCCATGGGTATACTCCTTACTGCAGATTTAGATACTTCTATTCTAGCAAATTTTTAGTGAGCCTAATGATAGAAGTTATTTTACCCCGCATGGGATTCCCCTACGGTCATTTTGTTGACTCAAAATGCCTTCGGGCCGGACCTCGCGGTTTTTGCCTTTTCCCGATGGAAACTGCCATCGGCTCAAACAAAAACATCGCTCCGGTCTTCGAATCCCAACGCAGGCAAAGCAGTTTGTCTGCTTGTGTGTTAAAATTTTTTCAAAATTTTACCCCGCATGGGATTCGAACCCATACCACCGGTTCCGAAGACCGGTACTCTATCCAGTTGAGCTAACGGGGCATAACACTTACTTTATTGTAGCAAAAAAGAACACTCGGCGGTAGCGTAGCGCAATAAAGATGCCCTCTGCAAAAAACTAATATAAAATTGCGGGTAGAAAAAAATGGTCAAAAAAAAATTTTTTTGATATAAATAAGAATATGAAATCTATTAAAAACGACGGAGCAGCCCGCTGCCCCAATAACTGTGAACCTTTTGAAGTAGAATACTGGTCGCTCATCAGTGCCGACCAAAACCCCGATTTG
Above is a genomic segment from Elusimicrobium sp. containing:
- the ruvC gene encoding crossover junction endodeoxyribonuclease RuvC, with the translated sequence MTETNTTVLGIDPGLDRTGWAILTRSARSVLSLRACGLIHTGAEQPLPKRLDYIFAELQKILSTYQPDQVAMEQNYFLKRAQTMANTVMTRGVILLACEQAGKEVTFYPPTRVKMMICGTGTADKKQVQRMVQLTLNLDKAPSPDDTADAVAIGICHLKTAPLNNKLNVKAAFLAKLKAAHEKQIKKK
- a CDS encoding YebC/PmpR family DNA-binding transcriptional regulator — encoded protein: MGGHSHWAGIKHKKALVDAKKGKVFTKILREITIAAKMSGGNPDQNPRLRKAMDDARAANMPSDNVKRAIMKGTGQLPGVSYEEITYEGYGPGSVAVIVECTTDNKNRTFAEIRKIFTSHGGSIGTAGCVSYMFKSKGLIVVKAEDISEEELMDVALEAGAEDVRTAGDVFEVLTNPDVAEMDAVKKAIEAKGVTPVSADFSMLPDTEVSITDEHTAETLMKMLDALDDHDDTKNVYDNSDIDEAIAAKLAE